A single window of Anopheles moucheti chromosome 2, idAnoMoucSN_F20_07, whole genome shotgun sequence DNA harbors:
- the LOC128296957 gene encoding 3-hydroxykynurenine transaminase has translation MKFTPPPASLRNPLIIPDKIMMGPGPSNCSKRVLTAMTNTVLSNFHAELFQTMDEVKDGLRYIFQTENRATMCVSGSAHAGMETMLSNLLEEGDRVLIAVNGIWAERAVEMSTRYGADVRTIEGPADRPFSLETLTRAIDLHQPKCLFLTHGDSSSGLLQPLEGVGQICHQHDCLLIVDAVASLCGVPFYMDKWEVDAVYTGAQKVLGAPPGITPISISPKALDVIRNRRTKSKVFYFDLLHLGNYWGCYDEPKRYHHTVASNLIFALREALAQIAEEGLETQITRRTECAKILYDGLGKMGLEIFVKDPKHRLPTVTGIMIPKGVDWWKVSQYAMNNFSLEVQGGLGPTFGKAWRVGIMGECSTVQKIHFYLYGLKESLKATHPDYIFEESNGFH, from the exons ATGAAGTTCACACCACCTCCCGCATCACTGCGAAATCCTTTAATTATTCCGGACAAGATAATGATGGGTCCTGGACCGTCCAACTGCTCCAAGCGTGTGCTGACAGCTATGACCAACACTGTGCTGAGTAACTTTCATGCCGAATTGTTCCAAACGATGGACGAGGTCAAGGATGGTTTGCGATACATTTTTCAGACGGAAAACCGAGCAACGATGTGCGTTAGTGGTTCAGCTCACGCTGGAATGGAAACCATGTTGAGCAATCTGCTCGAGGAAGGTGATCGAGTGTTGATCGCAGTAAATGGAATTTGGGCAGAGCGGGCTGTCGAAATGTCTACGCGTTATGGGGCAGATGTTAGAACGATCGAAGGTCCAGCAGATCGTCCGTTCAGTCTTGAAACACTGACCAGGGCCATTGACCTTCACCAGCCCAAGTGTTTGTTTCTCACGCACGGAGATTCTTCCAGCGGGCTACTGCAACCACTGGAAGGTGTAGGTCAAATTTGTCACCAGCACGACTGTTTGCTTATAGTTGATGCCGTTGCATCGCTGTGCGGTGTACCTTTTTATATGGACAAATGGGAAGTCGATGCTGTGTATACCGGTGCCCAAAAGGTGCTTGGGGCACCCCCCGGAATCACCCCAATTTCCATTAGTCCCAAAGCACT GGATGTTATTAGAAATCGTCGCACAAAGTCGaaagttttttattttgatctGCTGCACCTTGGCAACTATTGGGGTTGTTATGACGAACCTAAACG CTATCATCATACAGTGGCGTCTAATCTAATATTTGCTTTACGCGAAGCTTTAGCACAAATCGCAGAAGAAGGATTGGAGACACAGATCACACGTCGCACGGAATGTGCAAAAATTTTGTACGACGGTCTAGGTAAGATGGGCCTCGAGATCTTCGTGAAAGATCCCAAACATCGTCTGCCTACGGTGACCGGTATCATGATACCGAAAGGCGTTGACTGGTGGAAAGTATCGCAATATGCTATGAATAA TTTTTCTCTGGAAGTACAAGGGGGACTTGGTCCCACATTTGGAAAAGCGTGGCGTGTAGGCATTATGGGTGAATGCTCAACAGTGCAGAAAATTCACTTCTACCTATATGGCCTGAAGGAATCCCTCAAGGCAACACATCCCGACTATATTTTTGAAGAAAGTAATGGTTTTCATTAA
- the LOC128297808 gene encoding putative eggshell protein, translating to MKNFFIFSLIALVLLVTVVSGDGKKKESSFEESGGSEHGGDHHSKKGDKGDKGYEKKHGLEKSEKGSKGKEDHESHYGEEGGHKKESHDEGDHYKKHHEEKKGSKHGKKGHKKGHKKGSKTTGYHHKSHKDDYHKEHKFYDDHHKEGHHKKFGDFNEFHKKNGGDHKKGGHHESAHKEDKYAKKGHADKGHFDDEHKGWKHKHGHESHFSHKDDFGKKGGKSGGSEHGYKKGDKGH from the coding sequence atgaagaatttttttatatttagcCTCATTGCACTGGTGTTGCTTGTGACAGTGGTTAGCGGAGATggaaagaagaaggaaagtTCCTTCGAGGAAAGCGGAGGCAGTGAACATGGTGGCGACCATCATTCGAAGAAAGGTGATAAAGGCGATAAAGGCTACGAGAAAAAGCATGGACTAGAAAAATCCGAAAAGGGCAGTAAGGGTAAGGAGGATCACGAGTCGCACTACGGCGAGGAAGGCGGCCATAAGAAGGAAAGTCACGACGAGGGCGATCATTACAAGAAGCATCACGAAGAAAAGAAGGGATCGAAGCACGGAAAGAAGGGTCACAAGAAGGGCCATAAAAAGGGCTCGAAGACGACCGGCTATCACCACAAATCCCACAAAGATGACTATCACAAGGAGCACAAATTCTACGATGATCATCACAAGGAAGGCCACCACAAGAAGTTTGGCGATTTCAATGAGTTCCACAAGAAGAACGGCGGCGATCACAAAAAGGGTGGCCATCACGAGTCTGCCCACAAGGAGGATAAATATGCCAAGAAGGGACACGCGGATAAGGGACACTTCGATGATGAGCACAAAGGATGGAAGCACAAGCATGGGCACGAATCGCACTTTTCGCACAAAGATGATTTTGGTAAGAAGGGCGGAAAATCCGGCGGCAGTGAGCATGGTTACAAAAAGGGTGACAAAGGTCATTAG
- the LOC128297376 gene encoding exostosin-1 isoform X2, which translates to MQAKKRYVLVIICCAFLAYCYLGGYRLKGLQTLFRMRVRKNPDNLPCYHQLHYQYTDSTESTEHTQSLPDDDWFTAPAYESRSHDLAPQPSFQGGAIRRVTDEGSATFKSCRMETCFDFSKCSDKNFYVYVYPPEPLNSLGAPPPISQNYQKIISAIQESRYYTTDPEQACLFVLGIDTLDRDSLSEDFVRNVPSRLQRLSHWNNGRNHIIFNLYSGTWPDYNENGLGFDPGQAILAKASMSVQSLRPGFDVSIPLFHKQFPLRGGNTGFVVSNNFPANKKYLLAFKGKRYVHGIGSETRNSLFHLHNARDFVLVTTCKHGKSWRDLQDARCDEDNREYDRYDYETLLQNSTFCLVPRGRRLGSFRFLEVLQAGCIPVLLSNSWVLPFQSKIDWKQAAIWADERLLLQVPDIVRSVSTSRILALRQQTQVLWERYFSSIEKIIFTTFEIIRERLPDYPHRNGLIWNTSPGALLTIPTFSDTHHRFPFLLDKLGLAPGLNYTAVIFVQIGSQLTPNTALYKLVKSITKSQYIDKIIILWATDRSVPPKKRWPSTGHIPLHIISGSTSEDRPSISQRFYPHEQIETDAVLSLDEDAILNTDELDFAYQVWRDFPDRIVGYPARAHFWDDSKNAWGYTSKWTNYYSIVLTGAAFYHRYYNYLYTNWLSYLLLKTVQQSSNCEDILMNLLVSHVTRKPPIKVTQRKGYKDRESGRSPWNDPDHFIQRQSCLNTFAAVFGIQQIIFVNPWETLNG; encoded by the exons ATGCAGGCAAAGAAACGCTACGTTCTAGTGATAATCTGTTGCGCTTTCCTGGCGTACTGTTACCTGGGAGGTTATCGTCTGAAAGGATTGCAAACGCTGTTCCGAATGCGGGTTCGTAAAAATCCGGACAATTTACCATGCTATCACCAGCTGCACTACCAGTACACCGATAGTACGGAGTCAACCGAGCATACTCAATCGCTACCAGACGATGATTGGTTTACTGCTCCGGCGTACGAATCGCGATCCCACGACCTAGCCCCGCAACCGTCTTTCCAAGGAGGTGCAATTCGAAGAGTGACTGATGAAGGAAGTGCAACGTTCAAATCATGTCGCATGGAAACCTGCTTCGATTTTAGCAAATGTAGCGATAAGAACTTTTACGTTTATGTGTACCCACCGGAGCCATTGAACTCGCTCGGAGCTCCCCCGCCAATTAGTCAGAACtatcaaaaaatcatttcgGCCATTCAAGAAAGCCGTTATTACACGACCGATCCCGAACAAGCTTGCCTGTTCGTACTCGGTATCGATACACTCGATCGAGATTCGTTGAGTGAGGATTTTGTGCGCAATGTGCCGTCTCGCCTGCAACGGTTGTCTCACTGGAACAATGGGCGAAATCATATCATATTTAATCTATACTCTGGCACTTGGCCTGACTACAACGAGAATGGGCTCGGGTTTGATCCGGGTCAAGCGATCCTTGCTAAGGCGAGCATGAGCGTCCAGTCGCTGCGGCCTGGTTTCGACGTTAGCATTCCGTTGTTTCACAAACAGTTTCCTCTGCGTGGTGGTAATACTGGTTTCGTGGTCAGCAACAACTTTCCGGCCAACAAAAAGTATCTGCTAGCCTTTAAAGGAAAAAG ATATGTCCATGGCATTGGTTCTGAGACTCGAAATTCATTGTTCCATTTGCACAATGCCCGAGATTTTGTATTGGTTACAACATgcaaacatggaaaaagctGGCGAGATCTACAAGATGCTCGATGTGATGAAGATAATCGAGAATATGATAG ATATGACTACGAAACTTTGTTACAAAATTCAACATTTTGTCTTGTACCAAGAGGACGTCGATTAGGATCATTTAG GTTTCTTGAAGTGCTACAAGCAGGCTGCATACCAGTGTTGCTTTCAAACTCATGGGTATTACCTTTTCAGTCAAAAATAGACTGGAAACAAGCAGCTATTTGGGCAGATGAGAGACTGTTACTGCAA GTACCGGATATCGTACGGTCCGTCTCAACAAGCCGTATATTAGCTTTACGTCAGCAGACGCAAGTGCTTTGGGAGCGTTATTTTAGTTCTATcgagaaaataatttttacaacatttgag ATTATCCGTGAGAGACTACCAGACTATCCCCATCGGAACGGACTGATATGGAATACGTCCCCGGGTGCTCTGTTGACAATTCCAACCTTTTCCGATACTCATCACCGATTTCCGTTCCTGCTGGATAAACTTGGCCTTGCGCCCGGACTGAATTATACCGCCGTTATATTTGTACAGATCGGTTCACAGCTTACACCAAACACGGCTTTATACAAGCTAGTCAAAAGTATTACCAAAAGCCAATACATAGATAAG ATTATAATTCTGTGGGCAACCGATAGATCCGTACCGCCGAAGAAACGTTGGCCATCGACAGGTCACATTCCACTGCACATCATATCGGGCAGCACGAGCGAAGATCGGCCAAGCATATCCCAAAGATTCTATCCCCACGAACAGATCGAGACTGACGCCGTTTTGTCACTGGACGAGGACGCTATATTGAACACTGACGAGCTAGACTTTGCTTATCAGGTGTGGCGCGATTTTCCAGATCGAATAGTTGGCTATCCGGCAAGGGCACATTTCTGGGATGATTCCAAG aaCGCCTGGGGCTATACATCCAAATGGACAAACTATTACTCCATCGTACTAACTGGTGCCGCGTTTTACCATCGATACTATAACTATCTATATACGAATTGGCTGTCGTACCTTCTGCTAAAAACGGTACAACAATCGTCCAACTGTGAAGACATTCTCATGAATCTTCTTGTTTCGCATGTTACACGTAAACCTCCAATTAAAGTAACACAAAGAAAAGGCTACAAGGATCGAGAGAGCGGGAG ATCGCCATGGAACGATCCAGATCATTTCATACAAAGACAAAGCTGTCTGAATACTTTTGCTGCAGTTTTTGG CATACAACAAATAATTTTCGTAAACCCGTGGGAGACGCTTAACGGATGA
- the LOC128297376 gene encoding exostosin-1 isoform X1 — MQAKKRYVLVIICCAFLAYCYLGGYRLKGLQTLFRMRVRKNPDNLPCYHQLHYQYTDSTESTEHTQSLPDDDWFTAPAYESRSHDLAPQPSFQGGAIRRVTDEGSATFKSCRMETCFDFSKCSDKNFYVYVYPPEPLNSLGAPPPISQNYQKIISAIQESRYYTTDPEQACLFVLGIDTLDRDSLSEDFVRNVPSRLQRLSHWNNGRNHIIFNLYSGTWPDYNENGLGFDPGQAILAKASMSVQSLRPGFDVSIPLFHKQFPLRGGNTGFVVSNNFPANKKYLLAFKGKRYVHGIGSETRNSLFHLHNARDFVLVTTCKHGKSWRDLQDARCDEDNREYDRYDYETLLQNSTFCLVPRGRRLGSFRFLEVLQAGCIPVLLSNSWVLPFQSKIDWKQAAIWADERLLLQVPDIVRSVSTSRILALRQQTQVLWERYFSSIEKIIFTTFEIIRERLPDYPHRNGLIWNTSPGALLTIPTFSDTHHRFPFLLDKLGLAPGLNYTAVIFVQIGSQLTPNTALYKLVKSITKSQYIDKIIILWATDRSVPPKKRWPSTGHIPLHIISGSTSEDRPSISQRFYPHEQIETDAVLSLDEDAILNTDELDFAYQVWRDFPDRIVGYPARAHFWDDSKNAWGYTSKWTNYYSIVLTGAAFYHRYYNYLYTNWLSYLLLKTVQQSSNCEDILMNLLVSHVTRKPPIKVTQRKGYKDRESGRSPWNDPDHFIQRQSCLNTFAAVFGYMPLLRSNLRLDPVLYRDSVSNLRKKYRQIELVGS; from the exons ATGCAGGCAAAGAAACGCTACGTTCTAGTGATAATCTGTTGCGCTTTCCTGGCGTACTGTTACCTGGGAGGTTATCGTCTGAAAGGATTGCAAACGCTGTTCCGAATGCGGGTTCGTAAAAATCCGGACAATTTACCATGCTATCACCAGCTGCACTACCAGTACACCGATAGTACGGAGTCAACCGAGCATACTCAATCGCTACCAGACGATGATTGGTTTACTGCTCCGGCGTACGAATCGCGATCCCACGACCTAGCCCCGCAACCGTCTTTCCAAGGAGGTGCAATTCGAAGAGTGACTGATGAAGGAAGTGCAACGTTCAAATCATGTCGCATGGAAACCTGCTTCGATTTTAGCAAATGTAGCGATAAGAACTTTTACGTTTATGTGTACCCACCGGAGCCATTGAACTCGCTCGGAGCTCCCCCGCCAATTAGTCAGAACtatcaaaaaatcatttcgGCCATTCAAGAAAGCCGTTATTACACGACCGATCCCGAACAAGCTTGCCTGTTCGTACTCGGTATCGATACACTCGATCGAGATTCGTTGAGTGAGGATTTTGTGCGCAATGTGCCGTCTCGCCTGCAACGGTTGTCTCACTGGAACAATGGGCGAAATCATATCATATTTAATCTATACTCTGGCACTTGGCCTGACTACAACGAGAATGGGCTCGGGTTTGATCCGGGTCAAGCGATCCTTGCTAAGGCGAGCATGAGCGTCCAGTCGCTGCGGCCTGGTTTCGACGTTAGCATTCCGTTGTTTCACAAACAGTTTCCTCTGCGTGGTGGTAATACTGGTTTCGTGGTCAGCAACAACTTTCCGGCCAACAAAAAGTATCTGCTAGCCTTTAAAGGAAAAAG ATATGTCCATGGCATTGGTTCTGAGACTCGAAATTCATTGTTCCATTTGCACAATGCCCGAGATTTTGTATTGGTTACAACATgcaaacatggaaaaagctGGCGAGATCTACAAGATGCTCGATGTGATGAAGATAATCGAGAATATGATAG ATATGACTACGAAACTTTGTTACAAAATTCAACATTTTGTCTTGTACCAAGAGGACGTCGATTAGGATCATTTAG GTTTCTTGAAGTGCTACAAGCAGGCTGCATACCAGTGTTGCTTTCAAACTCATGGGTATTACCTTTTCAGTCAAAAATAGACTGGAAACAAGCAGCTATTTGGGCAGATGAGAGACTGTTACTGCAA GTACCGGATATCGTACGGTCCGTCTCAACAAGCCGTATATTAGCTTTACGTCAGCAGACGCAAGTGCTTTGGGAGCGTTATTTTAGTTCTATcgagaaaataatttttacaacatttgag ATTATCCGTGAGAGACTACCAGACTATCCCCATCGGAACGGACTGATATGGAATACGTCCCCGGGTGCTCTGTTGACAATTCCAACCTTTTCCGATACTCATCACCGATTTCCGTTCCTGCTGGATAAACTTGGCCTTGCGCCCGGACTGAATTATACCGCCGTTATATTTGTACAGATCGGTTCACAGCTTACACCAAACACGGCTTTATACAAGCTAGTCAAAAGTATTACCAAAAGCCAATACATAGATAAG ATTATAATTCTGTGGGCAACCGATAGATCCGTACCGCCGAAGAAACGTTGGCCATCGACAGGTCACATTCCACTGCACATCATATCGGGCAGCACGAGCGAAGATCGGCCAAGCATATCCCAAAGATTCTATCCCCACGAACAGATCGAGACTGACGCCGTTTTGTCACTGGACGAGGACGCTATATTGAACACTGACGAGCTAGACTTTGCTTATCAGGTGTGGCGCGATTTTCCAGATCGAATAGTTGGCTATCCGGCAAGGGCACATTTCTGGGATGATTCCAAG aaCGCCTGGGGCTATACATCCAAATGGACAAACTATTACTCCATCGTACTAACTGGTGCCGCGTTTTACCATCGATACTATAACTATCTATATACGAATTGGCTGTCGTACCTTCTGCTAAAAACGGTACAACAATCGTCCAACTGTGAAGACATTCTCATGAATCTTCTTGTTTCGCATGTTACACGTAAACCTCCAATTAAAGTAACACAAAGAAAAGGCTACAAGGATCGAGAGAGCGGGAG ATCGCCATGGAACGATCCAGATCATTTCATACAAAGACAAAGCTGTCTGAATACTTTTGCTGCAGTTTTTGG TTACATGCCTTTACTTAGATCGAACCTGCGACTAGACCCAGTACTGTACCGAGATTCAGTATCAAATTTAAGGAAAAAATATAGACAGATAGAATTAGTTGGTAGCTAG
- the LOC128310073 gene encoding sulfate transporter, with the protein MINQKTPLEDGRTSKEKPQYSELSYLVTRQCLQREDFNQLSQYERLKPTALDSFGTSVRNVRCLSAIKGFIPILQWLPTYSIKNDLLSDMTAGLTVAVLQIPQGMAYGILAGTAANVGLYMAFFHCLVYAVFGTSRHISMGTFAVTSLMTAKIVATYSTVIPTLASNGTDTLGPALTPTEDAIYTPIQVATAASFVAGVFYFIMSAARLGILSSLLSEPLVSGFTTAAAVHVMVSQLKDLLGVSIPRYKGTFKVILSVRDIIDQAPNANLTAVYTSLVVILFMIFMNEYFKPWLSTKCRFPVPAELMAVVGGTVASYLIGLGPNFDVGLVGLIPTGLPAPQFPPLALIKAVAVDSIAVTIVGYSIVMSMGMIFAQKDNYEVRPNQELVALGFTNIVGSMFSCIPTACSLSRSLIQHQTGGKTQIAAVFSSLIMLVVLLWIGPYFESLPRCVLAGIIVVALKGMLIQVYHIKKFHREGSLELFVWCVTFLSVVIIDIDIGLLIGVVISLISLYVKGWKTYYSLLGTVPDTAIYVDIGSHQRAEELPHIKIFKYTGSINFANKSNFKKALYKETKVLQRANVSLVPRYNGETTGLQCTKAVIIDLSSVPHVDTAACKMFTEVKTNLEKLNITLLLATPADCVFDALLHAESIGEGGFNIFPTIHDAVIYAQGNESAV; encoded by the exons ATGATCAATCAAAAGACGCCTCTGGAAGATGGCAG AACATCCAAAGAAAAACCGCAATACAGTGAGCTGTCGTACCTCGTTACTCGACAATGTCTTCAACGAGAAGACTTTAATCAGCTTTCGCAGTACGAAAGACTAAAGCCGACTG CTCTCGATTCTTTTGGAACTTCTGTGAGAAACGTCAGGTGCCTTTCAGCAATTAAAGGATTTATTCCGATTCTACAATGGCTTCCAACGTATTCGATAAAAAACGATCTACTAAGCGACATGACGGCAGGATTGACGGTGGCTGTACTTCAAATACCTCAAGGAATGGCGTATGGAATATTGGCAGGTACCGCCGCCAATGTTGGACTCTATATGGCCTTCTTCCATTGTCTTGTTTATGCTGTGTTCGGCACATCGCGCCATATATCGATGGGAACGTTCGCAGTAACAAGTTTGATGACTGCCAAAATAGTAGCAACCTACTCAACAGTTATACCAACCCTGGCG TCCAACGGAACTGACACCTTAGGACCGGCGCTGACGCCAACGGAAGATGCCATATATACACCGATACAAGTAGCTACAGCAGCGTCCTTTGTAGCGGGTGTATTCTAC TTTATCATGAGTGCCGCCCGATTGGGAATCCTATCGTCGCTCTTGAGTGAACCACTGGTGAGTGGTTTCACTACCGCCGCTGCTGTTCACGTGATGGTTAGCCAGCTGAAGGATCTGCTAGGCGTATCTATACCACGTTATAAAGGTACCTTTAAAGTGATTCTTTCGGTACGCGACATCATCGATCAAGCTCCGAACGCGAATCTGACGGCCGTCTATACCTCCTTGGTTGTTATTCTGTTCATGATTTTTATGAACGAATATTTCAAGCCCTGGCTTTCTACCAAGTGCCGATTTCCAGTACCTGCCGAATTGATGGCCGTAGTCGGAGGCACCGTGGCCTCCTATTTAATTGGGCTTGGGCCGAACTTCGACGTTGGCTTAGTTGGATTGATACCGACCGG cCTTCCCGCACCGCAATTTCCCCCACTTGCGCTTATAAAGGCCGTTGCCGTTGATAGCATAGCAGTAACTATTGTCGGTTATTCGATCGTCATGTCGATGGGGATGATCTTTGCGCAGAAGGACAACTACGAAGTGCGTCCAAATCAAGAGCTAGTGGCACTTGGGTTCACCAACATTGTAGGCTCTATGTTTTCCTGCATTCCTACCGCTTGTTCTCTGTCACGTTCTTTGATCCAGCATCAAACAGGAGGCAAAACGCAAATAGCAGCCGTGTTTTCCTCGTTGATCATGCTTGTCGTTCTACTGTGGATCGGTCCGTACTTCGAAAGTTTGCCCAGATGCGTCCTGGCAGGTATTATTGTCGTTGCACTGAAAGGCATGTTGATACAGGTGTATCACATCAAAAAATTCCACCGTGAAGGAAGCCTTGAGTTGTTCGTTTGGTGTGTAACCTTTCTTTCGGTCGTTATTATCGATATTGATATCGGGTTGCTGATCGGAGTGGTGATATCGCTGATTTCGCTCTACGTGAAAGGCTGGAAAACTTATTATAGCTTGCTTGGAACTGTGCCGGATACTGCTATCTATGTTGACATCGGAAGTCATCAACGTGCCGAGGAACTGCCGCACATCAAAATTTTTAAGTATACCggttcaattaattttgccAACAAGAGCAACTTCAAGAAAGCACTATATAAAGAAACCAAAGTACTTCAACGTGCCAACGTATCGCTAGTTCCTCGTTACAATGGCGAAACTACGGGACTACAATGTACCAAAGCGGTTATTATTGATCTGAGTAGTGTTCCTCACGTTGATACCGCCGCATGTAAAATGTTTACAGAAGTTAAAACCAATTTAGAGAAACTGAACATCACTCTATTGCTGGCTACCCCAGCCGACTGTGTGTTTGATGCGTTATTGCATGCGGAATCAATTGGGGAAGGAGGCTTTAACATATTTCCCACAATCCACGACGCAGTCATCTATGCCCAGGGAAACGAGTCAGCCGTGTAG
- the LOC128297630 gene encoding acetylcholinesterase — protein sequence MATRTKVFHLKELLIWTIMLSCKLTLSQTQDATIVLSQGTLIGLKVFPETSRIPIYTYLGIPYAKPPVNELRFTPPVPSPGWNRTLYARDFKPICPQIENSSYEDLGNANQFRSRETSEDCLYLNIWIPETAIRYGGFPVLVMITGEEMGFDWNANRASGLDLAADGIIVVTVQYRSNVFGWLSLGQKYAPGNLALLDQRLALVWIKDNIQKFGGDTNRLTLLGHGTTGGPNVMLHMVSPRARGLFARAIIMSGTIFSPYSEVNADVKLSQEIVRILACNYDVGRNVLKCLQQKSIHDLLRAYEYIYRNGNYTINLGPIIDKYLASEERYIIDDPRTLFQAKALVMEDMPILFGITSNEGGFLYGKWIELARQSIDSLKKYINDTLLPNIIERYDFQGVGQDQIRETINWRYFDQIPQTTAHHIHAIIKIISETRYEIPFYRTLKALNFQNQTASTKDTRYVKNEFVSVEENAEKRYNTSKSYVYLFHHPNSMDMRGRINFFGGASHSSDLPFLMGPSLYREIGRRRLSVVEDKLCKKIRSLFTEFVKGGNPTPGRQFDSWKPYTNELKHIKLISAKPESFHRNDHTSLENTFEENLQEIEDNIVGTVDIQETSSNVNSSKNPYNLNPNIQADQENARTPKTAVFLANAKDSEYFYYLRKMDSFWGQFLPKLSQIMNETNQEKLRNRRIDLTLEEEQDLFRETAAASKYKHAFFSMLTLVCMLLAVLCMCVYILKKNTNTNLSSML from the exons ATGGCAACTAGAACTAAGGTGTTTCATCTTAAGGAGTTATTAATTTGGACCATTATGCTATCATGTAAACTTACTCTAAGCCAAACTCAGGATGCAACCATCGTACTAAGTCAAGGAACTCTTATAGGG CTAAAAGTATTTCCTGAAACGTCACGAATACCTATCTACACCTACCTTGGAATTCCATATGCAAAGCCTCCCGTCAACGAGCTACGATTCACCCCACCAGTGCCGAGTCCCGGTTGGAATAGAACTCTTTATGCTCGTGATTTCAAACCAATTTGCCCACAAATCGAAAATAGTAGCTACGAAGATTTAGGTAACGCAAATCAGTTCCGATCACGCGAAACTAGTGAGGATTGCCTTTATTTGAATATATGGATCCCGGAGACAGCAATACGCTACGGAGGGTTTCCGGTGCTTGTAATGATCACGGGCGAGGAAATGGGTTTCGACTGGAACGCGAACCGTGCAAGCGGTCTCGACCTTGCAGCGGATGGTATCATCGTGGTGACGGTACAATACAGAAGCAATGTGTTTGGGTGGTTGTCTCTTGGTCAAAAATATGCACCAGGAAATCTTGCCCTGCTAGATCAACGACTGGCCCTCGTCTGGATAAAGGATAACATACAAAAGTTTGGAGGCGATACGAATCGTTTAACGTTGCTTGGACATGGTACAACCGGCGGTCCCAATGTGATGCTCCACATGGTTAGCCCACGCGCAAGGGGACTTTTTGCACGGGCAATTATTATGTCCGGTACTATCTTTTCTCCTTATTCCGAAGTGAATGCTGATGTCAAACTGTCGCAAGAAATTGTTAGGATCTTAGCATGCAATTATGACGTAGGAAGAAACGTACTAAAATGCCTTCAACAGAAAAGTATACACGATCTCCTTCGAGCCTATGAATACATCTACCGCAATGGAAATTATACGATCAATCTCGGACCGATCATAGATAAGTATCTGGCTTCTGAAGAACGTTATATTATCGATGATCCTCGAACATTGTTTCAAGCCAAGGCGCTGGTTATGGAGGACATGCCTATTCTTTTCGGTATAACCAGCAATGAAGGTGGATTTTTATATGGCAAGTGGATTGAACTGGCTCGTCAAAGCATTGATTCACTTAAGAAATATATTAATGATACGCTGCTACCCAACATTATAGAACGTTATGACTTTCAAGGCGTTGGACAAGATCAG aTACGCGAAACCATCAATTGGCGTTACTTTGATCAAATTCCTCAAACAACTGCACATCATATACACGCTATTATTAAAATCATATCTGAAACACGTTACGAAATACCCTTCTATAGAACGCTCAAAGCTTTAAACTTCCAAAACCAAACCGCTAGCACAAAAGATACGAGATATGTAAAAAATGAATTCGTAAGTGTAGAAGAGAATGCCGAAAAACGGTACAATACCAGTAAATCGTACGTGTATCTTTTCCATCATCCTAATTCGATGGACATGAGAGGAAGAATTAATTTCTTTGGAGGAGCATCTCACTCGTCGGATTTACCATTCCTGATGGGGCCGAGCCTCTATAGAGAAATTGGTCGCCGACGATTATCAGTCGTGGAAGACAAGCTGTGCAAAAAAATACGATCGCTATTTACAGAGTTCGTTAAAGGCGG CAATCCAACTCCCGGACGCCAATTCGACTCCTGGAAACCATACACAAACGAACTCAAACACATTAAACTGATTTCCGCTAAACCGGAGTCATTTCATCGAAACGATCACACATCATTGGAAAACACGTTTGAAGAAAATCTACAAGAGATTGAAGACAACATTGTTGGCACTGTAGATATACAAGAAACATCTTCTAACGTAAATTCGTCAAAGAACCCGTACAATCTTAACCCTAACATTCAAGCCGATCAAGAAAATGCGAGAACTCCTAAAACCGCAGTCTTTCTCGCCAATGCAAAAGATTCCGAATATTTCTACTATCTTCGTAAAATGGACAGTTTCTGGGGCCAGTTTCTTCCCAAGCTCAGTCAAATAATGAACGAAACGAACCAGGAAAAACTTCGTAACCGACGAATTGACCTAACGCTTGAGGAGGAACAGGATCTGTTCCGCGAAACTGCAGCTGCATCTAAATACAAGCATGCCTTCTTCTCCATGCTAACATTGGTCTGCATGCTTTTGGCTGTTCTATGCATGTGCGTCTacattttgaagaaaaacaccaacaccaatcTATCGAGCATGTTATGA